The genome window CGATCCACAACTTGAGGAAGTCCCTGTGCCGCCAGAGGCTCACGGACAGCCTCCTCCCGCTCCGCGTGGCGGCCGCTCCGTCCAGACGCTTACGCGGCGACCGTCAGCGCGACACCGCGCCCGCATCCGCGAGCCGGTTCACGATCTTCGCCTGCGACCGCAGCTGCGCGAGCCAATCGGCCGACGCCTGCGCCACCTGGTCATCAATGTAGTCCTGGCGCACGCGATCCTTGACGTCCTCGAACTTCGCCGCCACCGCCGGTTTCCGCTCCTCAAGGAGGATCAGGTGCCAGCCGTATTCCGTCTGGACCGGGTCGCTCACCTGGCCCACCTGGAGCTTGAAGGCTGCATCTTCGAAAGCGGGCGTCATTTTCCCTCTCGTGAACCAGCCGAGCTCGCCGCCCTGGTCTTTCGTCGTCGTGTCCAGCGAGTACTTCTTGGCGAGATCGGCAAACTTCGCTCCATGCGCCAGCTCGTCCTTGATCTGTGCGGCCTTCTCCTGTGTGTCGACCAGGATGTGGCTCGCCCGCACCTGCTCCGGCTGGTCGTACCGGTCGTGGTTCTTCTGGAAGAAGTCCTGCAGGCCGGCATCCGTGACGTGGATCGTGGGCGCGAGGATCCCGCGGATCTCCAGGTTCAGCCGCGCGGAGGCGCGGAGGTCGTCTTCGGTCATCCCGTTGTACGCGAGCGCCTGTTGGAATTCGTCGTCGGACGCGAACTGCGACTTGATCCGCTGAATCTCCCGGTCCACGTCCGCGGGCGTCACCGTCACGCCCTTCTTCTTCGCTTCCTGGTCGATGAGCCGCTCCGTGATCATCTGGTCCAGCACCTGCTGGCCGTTCTGCTGCACGAGCCGCTGGTAGAGCTCGTCCTTGGTGATCGCCTCGCCGTTGACCGTCGCGACGGCCTCCGAAGACCGGCCGGCCATGGCCACGACGACGGCGGCGAGCAGCACCGCCGCGGACACGCCGGCCAGGACGACGGCGGCCAGCGTGCGCCTGCGCGCGGACGGCGGCGAAACCGGTTCCGGAGCCGCGGCGGGCTGGGGTTCCACACGATCCATGGACATCGCGCTCCTTCTCTGCCCCGTCCCGGCCCGCGGCCCGGCGCGACGCCGGCACGGCCTTCGTGAGGCTCGATTCGCCGCCGCGCGCCGCAATGCGCGACGGCGTACCGCTTCATCGTACCGGAGCGCAGACGCGAACGCAAAAGCGCGGGCATTCCTGCACCCGCCCGAGCCCGCAGCCGCGTCTCAAGGAACGCGCATCGCCGTGTGGAATGTACCGGCAGGCGGAGGATGCGAGAGGGGATCCCGTGTGAGAAACGTCGCCCTCGTCAGCGACACGGCCTGCGATATCCCGGAGGACTTGTGCCGGGAACTGGACATCCATCTGGCGCCGGTCCACGTGATCATCGACGACCAGGAATACCGGGACCGGGTGAACGTCGACATCCGGACGGTCTACCGGGCGCTGCGCGACGGCCGGCGGGTCACCACCGCCGGCTGCAACGCCAACGATTGGGCCGCGGCCTACGAACGAGCCGCGCAGGTCGGGGAGCGGATCGTCGCCGTGAGCCTGAGCCGGGTGCTCAGCACCACCTACGGCGCGGCGCAACTCGCCATCGACGCTACGGGATTGCCCGTCACCCTCATCGACGCAGGCACCATTCTCGTGCCCGAGGGTCTGGCCGTCCTCGCCGGCGCGCGGGCTGCGCGGCGCGGCGCCGACCTGGACGAGGTGCTGCGCCTCGTGCACAAGGTCCTGGGAACGGCGCGAATGGTCGCGGTGGCCGACACCATCGAGTTCATGCGGCGTGGGGGCCGGCTCGCCGCCATGGAGGCGGAAGTCGGCTCGCTGGAGGGCTATCGTCCCGTCCTGCGCATCTCCGGGCGGGGGTGGCAGCCGCTCGACAAGGACGAGACGCGCGCCGGCACCATCGAGAAGATGCTGAACATCATGCGACGCGACCTGCAAGAGATGGGGTGCGACCGCGACACGCCGCTGATGGTCGTCGTGGATCACGCCGGAGCCGAAGACGAGGCGGCCGCCCTCCTGGAGCGCCTGCGCCACGAGTACAGCGTGGCCGAGGCGCACACGTGGACCATCAGCCCCGCCGTCGGCGTGCACATCGGCCCGGGCATGCTCGGCGTCGGCTATTGCCCGGTCGTCGAATGATCACTCGAACTCGAACCTCTCCGCGGTCGGCATCCGCAACCCTTCCCGTTGCGGTAGGATGCCCAAGGAGCCCGGCCGGTCGGCAACGAAAGGGCACGCTGCCGGCCGATCCGGCCGGCATGCCATTCAAGGACACGGAGGACGGTGGAATCCTGCATGTCATCGCAAGGACCCATGGCCGGCAAGCGGGGCGTCGTGCTGGGCGTCGCCAACCGGCACAGCATCGCCTGGGCCATCACCCAGAGCCTGCATGAGGCCGGGGCGCAGGTCGCGCTCACATTTGAGTCCGAGCGCGTCGAGGACCGCGTCCGCAAGCTCGCGGAGTCGCTCGCCATCCCCCACGTCTTCCCGTGCGACGTGACGGACGACGCGCAGATCGCGGCCCTTTTCGAAGAGCTTGGGCGCGCCTTCGGCACCATCGATTTTCTCGTGCACAGCATCGCCTACGCGCCGAGGGAAGCTCTCGAGGGCGCGTACGTCGACACGTCGCGGGACGCGTTCCGCATCGCCCTGGACGTCAGCGTGTACTCGCTGGTCGCGCTGGCGCGGGCCGCGCGGCCGCTGATGCCGTCCGGCGGGTCCATCGTGACGATGAGCTACTACGGGGCGGAGAAGGTGATGCCGAACTACAACGTGATGGGCGTGGCCAAGGCCGCGCTGGAAGCGTCCGTCCGCTACCTCGCGAGCGATCTCGGCCCCAGCGGCATCCGCGTCAACGCCATCTCCGCCGGGCCCATGAACACGCTCGCCGCTCGCGGCATCTCCGGCTTCACGGGAGCGCTCAAGATGCACGCCGAAAAGTCCCCCCTGCGGCGCAACACGGAGGGCCGGGAACTCGGCGACGCCGCGGTCTTCCTGCTCAGCGACATGGGCAGGGGCATCACGGGGGAGGTCCTGTACGTCGACGCCGGATACCACATCATGGGCGCGTGACGCGGCCGCGGGCGAGGGGCGCGCCGGCGCCGCCGCAACGGGCCGGCGCCGGCTCCCTCGTGGCCGCGCCGTCGGCCGCGGACCGCGCGGCGCGGCTACCGGGACCGGCCGCCGAAGATCGCGCGGGCGAAGCGCCAGGCGTCGCTGGGCCGCTCCGCCAGGCGGCGCATGAAGTACGGGTACCAGTCGCGGCCGTACGGAAGGTAGATGCGGACGCCGTAGCCCCTGCGGAGGACCGCCTCGGCGAGCTCCGGCCGAACGCCGTAGAGCATCTGGAACTCGTACTTGTCGTCCGGCACGTTCCTTTGGCGCGCGGCCTCCACCGCGTAATCGATCAGCAGGTCGTCGTGGGTGGCGATCGCCACGCGTTCGCAGGCCGTCCACGCCTCGTCGAGCAGCCGCTTGTACGCCTCGCGGATCGCGTCGCGGCCCTGGTAGGCGAGGTGCGGCGGCTCGTCGTAGGCGCCCTTCACGATGCGGACGTGCGGGCGCAGCGTCGCGAGCGCGCGGAGATCGTCCAGGCTGCGGCGGAGGTAGGCCTGCAGGACGATGCCGACATTGTCGAAGCCCTCGGCGCGGAACGCGCGGTACAGCTCCAGCGTGACGTCCGTGTACGCCGAGCTTTCCATGTCGATGCGCACGAGAATGCCGGCCGGCTTCGCCGCCTCCAGGATCCGGCGGACGTTCTCCGCGCAGAGCTCGCGGTCGATGTCGAGACCCATCTGCGTGAGCTTCAAGGAGACCGTGGCGCGGAGCCGGTGGTCGATCAGCGCCCGGACGGCGTCGACGTACTCCGCGGCGGCGGCGCGAGCCTCTGCCGCGTCGCGCACGCTTTCCCCGAGATGGTCCAGCGTGACGGCGAAGCCCCGCTCGTTGAGGCGGCGAACCTCCTGCACGGCCTCCTCGAGCGTGTCGCCGGCGACGAAGCGCCGCGCCAGGTCGCCACCGATCCGCTCCGCCCAACGCGCCGCCCTCTGGCTGTGCGACAAGCGTAAGAACACCCACCGACCGAGACTGGCCAACGAAGATGCCTCCCCTGTTCCGGCGCCCCGCCGGGCGCCGCGTTCCAAGTGTCTCCACCGCGCGGCTCTTCGCCCTCGACCGCCGAGGACCCGTCAGGGGCCGCGCTCTTCACGGACCTGGCGCGCCGCCTCATACAGCGCGACGGCGGCGGCCGTCGCCACGTTCAACGATTCCATGCCATCCGCGAACGGAATCCGCGCGACGACGTCCGCCGCCGCGGCGGCCTCGCCCAGACCGCGGCCCTCGCTCCCCAAGAGAAGCACGGCACGGTCGAGCGGGACGCGGTCGAGGCGCTCCGCACCGCGCGCGTCCAGCGCCACGACCCGCCGCCCGGCGGCGCGCGCTTCGCTCAGCATTTTGGCGAGATCGGCCGCCTCGACGAGCGGCAGGCTGAACGCGGCGCCCATGGCGCCACGGAGCGCCTTGGGGCCCCACGGGTCGGCGCAGCCCGGGCCGAGCACCGCGCCGGCCGCCCCAAACGCCGCGGCCGCCCGCACGAGCGCGCCGACGTTGCCCGGATCCTGGACCGCGTCCAGGGCCAGGACGGCGCCGGCGGCGCGCCACAGGCCGGCCGCGGCGTGGCGCGGACGCCGCGCGAGCGCCAGGACCCCCTGCGGCGTCCGCGTGTCCGCCATGCGGCGGAAGGCGGCCGGCGCGACGACGACCGGCGGCACCGGGCAGCGCCGGACCCATCGGGAGCCGTCGCCTTCCGCGAACTCCGCGCTGACGTACACCCGCTCCACCGCCTGCGGACCCAGGCGCGACAGCAACTCATCCACGAGCTTGGGACCTTCGACGACGAGCAGCCCCTCGCGGCGGCGCGCCGCCGCGTCCCGCCCCCGCCGGACGACGCGCAAGACTTCCCGGTTGCGTGGGCTTGAGATCATCTGCGGCGCCGTCTCTCCCACGGGTCCGGCCATGTCGCGCCTCACTCGCCCGCCTGGTCCTGGAAGTCCTGCAGCCGGGCCAGGTCGTCGTTGCGGGCGACGGCCACCAGGACATCCCCGTGCGTCAGCTTGTCGTCCGCAGGCACCGGCACGCGGATCGAGGCGCCGCGACGCAGGGCGACCACCGTCACACCGAACCGCCGCGCCAGGTCCAGGTCACGAAGCGACCGGCCCGCAAGGGCCTTCCCCGCCGTGATCTCCGCCACGCTCACGTCCGGGGTCAGTTCGATCGCGTCAAGCAGGCTCGGCGTGACGAGGCTGTGCGCCAGCCGCGCGCCGCTGTCCCGTTCGGGGAAGATCACGCGGTCGGCGCCGATCCGCGCCAGCACCTTGCCGTGCTGGTCGCTCGCCGCCTTCGCCACGACGTTGCGCGCGCCGAGTTCCTTGCACATCAGCGTCACGAGAATGCTGGCCTCCATGTCGCTGGAGATGCCCACGACCACCGTCTCGAAGTTGCGCAGGCCCAGCGACTTGAGCGTCGCCTCGTCGGTCAGGTCGGCCTGCAGCGCGTGCGTGACGTGGTCGACCATCGCCTGCACGCGCGACTCGTCCGCATCGACCGCCAGCACGTTGTGGCCGAGGTGGAAGAGCGTGCGCGCCACGCTGGAGCCGAACCGTCCCAACCCGAGTACCGCGAATTCCCGTCTCACCCTGCCCATCTCCTCCGATGCCGGATCAGCCGACCATCACGCGGTCCACCGGCAGCCGGTACAGCGGCCTGCGCCGCTGCCGGCGCGCGATGGCGAGGGCCGCCGTCAGCGGGCCGACCCGCCCGATGAACATCATGCCAATGATGAGCAGCCGCGCCCAACTGTTCAAGGTGGGCGTGAGCGAGCCGGTGCCCACGCCCGCGGACAGCCCGACGGTTCCGAAGGCGGACGTCGTCTCGAAGAGGAGGTTCAGGAACGGCCCGCCCTGGATGAAGAGCAGTGCCCCCGCCACGGCGATCACCAGCGTGAAGGCCGTCACCGCGATCGCGATCGCGCGGTTCACGACGCTCCAGTGGAGCCGCCGGCCTGCGACCGTCACGTCCTCGCGGCCCGCGATGGTCGCCCAGACCGTCAGCGCCACGACGCTGAACGTCGTCGTCTTGATGCCGCCGCCCGTCGAGTTCGGCGAGGCTCCGATGAACATCAGCACGACCATGAACAACAGCGTGAACGGGTGGAGCGCGCCGATGTCCACGCTGAAGAAGCCCGCCGTGCGCGGCACGATCGCCTGGAAGAAGGCCGCCCAGAGGCGCGCGCCGACCGGCAGGCCGCCGAGCGTTTTGGGGTTTGACCACTCCGCGAGGAGAATCACGACGAAGCCGGCCACGATCAGCGTCGCCGTGGTGATGAGAACCATCCTTGAGTGCAGCGTGAGCCGGTGGCCGGTGCGCTTGGCGTACAACACGTCCATGATGACGGTGAAGCCGATGCCGCCGATGACGATCAAGCCGCAGATCGTGAGGTTGACGACCGGGTCGCCCACGTACGGCATCATGCTCGGGCCGAAGATGTCGATGCCGGCGTTGTTGAAGGCCGAGACGGCGTGGAACACGCCGTACCAGAGCGCCCGCGGCCACGGGTAGTCGAAGGCCCAGCGGACCGTGAGGATCAGCGCGCCGAGGGTCTCGATCGTCAACGTCGTCAAGAGGATGCTGCGCGCCAGGCGCACGATGCCGGACAGCGACTCCTGCCCGAGCGCCTCCTGGATCAGCAGCCGCTCTCGCAACGTGATGCGCCGCCCCAACAAGAAGAAGAGGAGCGTCGACATCGTCATGATGCCCAGGCCGCCGACCTGGATGAGCAGCAGAATGATGGCTTGTCCCAAGGGCGACCAGTGCTTCGACATGTCGACCACGGTGAGGCCCGTGACGCAGACGGCGGTCGTCGCGGTGAACAGCGCCGTGAGCGCGTCCGTGCGCTCGCCGGGCGCGGTCGCGGCCGGGATCAGCAGAAGCAGCGTGCCGACGGCGATCGCCGCGGCAAACGAGAGCACGACGATGCGCGCGGGGTTGCGCTCGACCAGCAGCCCGCGATGACGCCGTTGCGACGACGGTTCCGACTCGACCTGCAAGCGAACGCCTCCTCCGCCCTCTCACCATGGTGCCACCAGGCGGCCTGCAACAAAAAAGCCCGAAGGACCCGGTCTCGCCCGGGTCCTTCGCGCCGAGAGATCACAGGCTTTCCTTGGCCTTGGCCACCAGCTGGGAGAACGCGGCCGCGTCGCGGACGGCGATGTCCGCAAGCATCTTCCGATTGATGTCGATGCCGGCCCGCTTCAATCCGTTGATGAACCGGCTGTACGAGAGGCCGTTCAACCGCGCCGCCGCGTTGATGCGCGCGATCCACAGCCGGCGGAAGTCCCGCTTGCGCGCGCGGCGGTCGCGGTACGCGTAATGCAAAGACTTGAGAACCTGCTCGTTGGCGGGACGGAAGAGGCGGTGCTTCGCGCCCCAGTAGCCCTTGGCAAGTTTGAGGATCTTCTTGTGGCGGCGCCGCGCCGTGACGCCTCTCTTCACGCGAGCCATACCTGCGTGTCCTCCCTCTCAGTCGTACGGCAGCAGCCGCTCGATCCGCTTCGCGTCCGTCTTGTCGACGGTCAGCCATTTACCCAGCGCGCGCTTCGCCGCCGCGTCCTTCGTGTGGCGGTGAATGCGGTTGGCGCGATTGCGCCGCCACTTGCCTGCGCCGGTCTTCTTGAAGCGCTTCGCGGCGCCCTTGTGCGTCTTCATCTTCGGCATCGCAAGACCCCCTTCAGCCCGTCACGCCCGGCCGTTCGGCGTTCTCGGCGTGACCGGCCCGTTCGCGTTCGCGTTGCGGCCTGGGCGCGAAGACCATGACCATGTTGCGGCCTTCCACCTTGGGCTGCTGCTCGATCATGCCGTACGCTTCCACGTATTTGGCCAGGCGGTCCAGCACCTGCCGGCCGAGCTCCGCGTGGACGATCTCACGCCCGCGGAACATGATCGTGGCTTTGACCTTGTCGCCGTCTTTCAGGAAGCGCAGCGCGTTCTTGGCCTTGACTTCGAAGTCGTGCTCATCGATGTTCACGCGCAGCTTGACCTCTTTGATGTCGACGATGTGCTGGCGCTTGCGGGCTTCGCGTTCGCGCTTGGACTGCTCGTACTTGAAGCGGCCGTAGTCCATGATGCGGCACACGGGCGGGTTGGCCTGCGCGGCCACCTCGACGAGGTCGAGCCCCCGCTCCTGCGCGATCCGCAAGGCCTCTCTGGTCGGCATCACACCGAGCTGGTTTCCGTTTTCATCGATGAGACGGACTTCGCGGACCCGAATGTTTTCGTTGACTCGCTGGTCCCGGCTGATGCGGCTGCACCTCCTTGGAAAGATAAAAGCGAGCGGGTCATGACCGCTCGCTTCCCATCGCCGCGCACGACGCCGGACACGGAATGACCGCGCCCCACCGGCGTCCGGGCGGCTGACCCGGCGGACAGCCCCGGCCGCGCGGACACGACCTCGCGGCGGCGTCGCCGGGTGAGAAGCGGCGCGCTTCTGCTTGTAGCCACACGTCGGTATGACGATAGCACAGATCCCGCCGGCGCACAATCATCATGGGTGCGAACGACTGCATCGGGTCTGTGCGACGGGTGCGCCACGCTTCTCACGCGGCTGCCGCCACGTTCAGGTCGAGGCGCCCAGCCCGGCACGGTCGAAGATGAAGTCGACCCACTTCAAATACCCGGCGACGTCGAACGCGCGGGCGATCTGCTCGCGGCCGAGCCGCGCGCGCACCTCCGGATGGTTCTCGATGCGCTCGCGGAAGGTCGGGCCGCCCTTCGGCAGGTCGCGCCAGGCGGCCATGGCCTCGGACTGGACGAGCTCGTACGCCTGGTCGCGGGTCATCCCGGCCTCGACCAGCGCCAGCAGCAGCCGCGGGGACGCGATCAGGCCGCCGGTGAGGGCGAGGTTGCGGTCCATGTTCTCCTCGTGGACGTGCAGGCCGGACACGATCTCCGTCATGAGGCTCAGCATGTAGTCGAGCACGATGGTGGCGTCCGGCAGGATGACGCGCTCCACGGAGGAGTGGCTGATGTCCCGCTCGTGCCAGAGCGGCTGGTCCTCGAAGGCGGCCACGGCGTATCCCCGGAGAAGGCGCGCCAGTCCGGAGACGCGCTCCGCCTTCTCAGGGTTGCGCTTGTGCGGCATCGCCGACGAGCCCTTCTGCCCGCCGCGGAACGGCTCTTCGAGCTCGCGGACCTCCGTCCGCTGCAGGTGACGGATCTCCGTCGCCAGGCGGTCCAGCGTCCCGCCGACGACGGCCAGCGTGGCGAGCAGCTCGGCGTGGCGGTCGCGCGGCAGCACCTGCGTGCTGACCGGCTCCGGCTGAAGACCCAGCTTCCGGCACACGTACGCCTCCACGCGCGGGTCGACGTCGGCGAAGGTGCCGACGGCGCCGCTCAGCTGGCCGACGGCGACCGCCTCTCTGGCCCGCCGCAGGCGCTCCACGTTGCGCCCCATCTCCGCGTAGAAGGACGCGAACTTGAGACCGAGCGTCGTCGGTTCCGCGTGCACGCCGTGCGTGCGGCCGATGACGGGCCGGTGCTTCCAACGCAGGGCCTGCTCCCGCAGCGCCGCTCGCAGGTTGTCCGCGCCCCGGATGAGCAGGTCGCACGCGTCGCGCAACTGGAGCGCCTGCGCCGTGTCGACGACGTCCGTCGACGTCAGGCCGTAGTGGAACCAGCGCGCCTCCGGGCCGACCGTCTCCCCGACGGCCGTGATGAAGGCGATGACGTCGTGATGCACCGTTCGCTCGATCTCAAGGATGCGCGACACGTCGACGCGCGCGCGCGCTCTCACCGCCTCCACGGCCTCCCGCGGCACGACGCCCAGCTCCGCCCAGCCCTCCATGGCGGCGATCTCCACCTCGAGCCACAGCCGGTACCGGCGCTCGAGATCCCACACGGCCGCCATTTCCGGGCGCGTGTAGCGGGCGATCATGCGCCGTCCGGGACGACGACCGCGTCCCTCGTGCGCCCGCTGAGCCGGCGAGCGCCGTCGCGCTCCACGACGGCGACCTCCTCCAGACGGACGCCGAACCTGCCGGGCAGATAGATGCCCGGCTCGATCGTGAACACCATGCCCTCACGGATGATCGTCTCGTTGCGGCCATGCACGGAAGGAGGCTCGTGCACGGACACGCCGAGGCCGTGGCCCGTGCGGTGCACGAAGTAGGGGCCGTAGCCGGCGGCGTCGATGGCCTTGCGGGCCGCCTCGTCCACCGCCCGCAGCGGCGCGCCGGGTCGCGCCGCCGCGAACGCCGCCTGGACGGCCGCCTCGACGGCAGCGTGCACCTTGAGGTACTCCTCGTGCGGTTCGCCCACGAAGACCATGCGCGTGATGTCGGAGCAGTAGCCGTCCTTGCGCCCGCCGATGTCGAACATCACCGGCTCGCCGGCCTGCACCGCCCGCGCGCTGGTGTGGTGGTGCGGGTAGGCGCTGTTCGGGCCGGACCCGACGATGCAGAACGTCATCTCGTCCGCGCCCTCGTCCGCGAACGCCTGCTCGACGACGCGCTGCAATTCCCGCTCCGTCACGCCCGGCCGCACGGCGGCGAAGGCCCTGTCGAGCACGCGGTCCGTCAGGGCCGCCACGCGCTCCATCCGCTCGATCTCGCCCGCGTCCTTGATCATGCGCAGGGGACCGATGATCTCGCCGGCCGGCGACCAGGGGCCGCCCGGCACGGCCCGCTGAAGGAGGAGGAGGAAGTCGGCGCGCATGTCGTCGTTCACGCCGAGAGGTCCCTCTCCGGACGCATCGAGGCGCAACGCCGCCAAGAGAGCCGACAGCGCCACCCCCGGCCCCTCTTCGTCCGTGTACGCAAACATGGGCAGCGGGCTGTGCGCCGCCGCCTGCTCCCGGTTCAGGGCGGGCATGAGCCAGGCCGCATCGTCCGGAGTGACGGCGAGAAAGGCCGGACGCTCGTCCGCCGTGGTGGAGAATCCGGCGAGGTAACGGAGGTCGTCGCCCGGGGCGACGAACGCCGCCCGCCAGCCCTTTGCCCGCAGCTCCGCCTGCAAGCGCGCGATCCGCGCACCGGAATCCGTCATCGTGATGGGCCTCCCGTGCCCCCGGGCGTTACACTCGGCATGGGGACGCGCGAAGGATCGCCCCCGTGCCCCGCGAAAGTGTGCTCCTCGGGGAGTGTTGTCGTTGCTCAGAGAGATCGTTGACGCTCTTCGTCCGGCCGTCGACCGCGACCAGGCGCTGGCCGACGTCGCGGCCGTGAGCCGCTTTCACCGCATCCAGAACAGCCCCGGGTTCCACGAGGCCGCAGACTACGTGGAGCGGCGGGCGAGGGAGCTCGGCCTGCGCGTCAGCCGTCACCGCCTTCGCGCGGGCTCCGGCCGGATGTGGTCCCAGACCCTGTTCCCGGCCTGGCATTGCCGTTCGGCTCGCTGCGAGCTCCTCCTGCCGGACGGGTCCTTGGAAACGCTCGCGGCGTTCCCGGAGGATCCGGTTTCCATTGTGCAACGGAGCGCCGCCACGGCGCCAGGCGGCGTCGAGGCTGATCTCGTCGTCGTCGACGAGGCGAACCGGCCGCAATCGTGGGACGGCGTCGACGTCGCCGGGAAGATCGTCCTCGTCCGCGGGGACGCGATGCGCATCCACCGCTTGGCCGTGCTTGAGCGCGGCGCGCTGGGCCTGCTCTTCGACAACATGAACGAAATTCCCGGCCTGCGTTCCCGCGCGGACCTGGCGGATCACCGCCAGTACACGTCGTTCTGGTGGGAGGGCCAGGAGCCGAAGGGATTCGGGTTCGTGCTGACGCCGGCGCAGGGTGAGACGCTGCGCCGCCGCGCGGCGGAGGCGGCCGCCGCCGGCCGGCCGCTGCGGGTCCGCGCCCGCGTGGAGGCGGAGTTCGAAGACGGGGAGATCGAGATCGTCGACGCCTTCCTTCCAGCGGCAGACCCCGAGGCCACGGAAGAGGTGTGGTGCGTCGCCCACCTGTGCCACCCGGCGCCCTTCGCCAACGACAACGCGTCCGGCGTGGCGGCGGCGCTGGCGGCCGCGGCCGCGCTCTCGCGCGCGACGGCCGAGGGCCGCCTCGCGCCGCGGCGCCGCGGCGTGCGGTTCCTGTGGATGCCGGAGATGACCGGCACCACCGCCTACCTCGCGCAAGTGGGCGAGCCGGCCTACCGGCGCGCCGTCGCGGCGCTGAACCTGGACATGGTCGGCGAGGACGAGCGCAAGACGGGCGGGGCGCTGACGGCCGAGCACCCGCCGCTCGCGACGCCGTCCTTCGTGGGCTACCTTCTCGCCCAGGCGGTCGCGGCCGTGGCGAACGAGCGCGAATCCCTGGGCGGCGAGCGGCGCGTGCCCGCCATCCGCTGGACGGAGACGCCGTTCTCCGGGGGCAGCGACCACATGATCCTCTCGGATCCGCTCGTGGGCGTGCCGACACCCATGCTCATCCACTGGCCGGACCGCTTCTACCACACGAGCGCCGACACGCTCGACAAGGTCGATCCCGACATGCTCGCCCGTTCGGCGACGATCGCCGCCGCCTACATCCAGTTCGCCGCGGCGGCCGGCGCGGCCGAGGCCGCCTGGCTGGCGGCGCAGATGGCGGCCGCCATGCCGGCCGAGCTGCACCGTGACGCGGAGACGCGCTGGGCGCAGGGCTGGCGCGGCGGGCGGCTGCAGCGGTACCTGCGCTACCGGAAGGACCGGCAGCTGGAAGCGCTGGAGGACCTCGCGCGGCTCGTGCCGGAGGCGGAGCGCGAGGCGTTCCGCGCCTCGCTGGCGCCGGCGCGCGCGGCGCTGGAGGCGGTGTGGCAAGC of Clostridia bacterium contains these proteins:
- a CDS encoding proline dehydrogenase family protein, producing the protein MASLGRWVFLRLSHSQRAARWAERIGGDLARRFVAGDTLEEAVQEVRRLNERGFAVTLDHLGESVRDAAEARAAAAEYVDAVRALIDHRLRATVSLKLTQMGLDIDRELCAENVRRILEAAKPAGILVRIDMESSAYTDVTLELYRAFRAEGFDNVGIVLQAYLRRSLDDLRALATLRPHVRIVKGAYDEPPHLAYQGRDAIREAYKRLLDEAWTACERVAIATHDDLLIDYAVEAARQRNVPDDKYEFQMLYGVRPELAEAVLRRGYGVRIYLPYGRDWYPYFMRRLAERPSDAWRFARAIFGGRSR
- a CDS encoding translation initiation factor IF-3; its protein translation is MSRDQRVNENIRVREVRLIDENGNQLGVMPTREALRIAQERGLDLVEVAAQANPPVCRIMDYGRFKYEQSKREREARKRQHIVDIKEVKLRVNIDEHDFEVKAKNALRFLKDGDKVKATIMFRGREIVHAELGRQVLDRLAKYVEAYGMIEQQPKVEGRNMVMVFAPRPQRERERAGHAENAERPGVTG
- a CDS encoding enoyl-ACP reductase, yielding MSSQGPMAGKRGVVLGVANRHSIAWAITQSLHEAGAQVALTFESERVEDRVRKLAESLAIPHVFPCDVTDDAQIAALFEELGRAFGTIDFLVHSIAYAPREALEGAYVDTSRDAFRIALDVSVYSLVALARAARPLMPSGGSIVTMSYYGAEKVMPNYNVMGVAKAALEASVRYLASDLGPSGIRVNAISAGPMNTLAARGISGFTGALKMHAEKSPLRRNTEGRELGDAAVFLLSDMGRGITGEVLYVDAGYHIMGA
- a CDS encoding Trk family potassium uptake protein: MLVERNPARIVVLSFAAAIAVGTLLLLIPAATAPGERTDALTALFTATTAVCVTGLTVVDMSKHWSPLGQAIILLLIQVGGLGIMTMSTLLFFLLGRRITLRERLLIQEALGQESLSGIVRLARSILLTTLTIETLGALILTVRWAFDYPWPRALWYGVFHAVSAFNNAGIDIFGPSMMPYVGDPVVNLTICGLIVIGGIGFTVIMDVLYAKRTGHRLTLHSRMVLITTATLIVAGFVVILLAEWSNPKTLGGLPVGARLWAAFFQAIVPRTAGFFSVDIGALHPFTLLFMVVLMFIGASPNSTGGGIKTTTFSVVALTVWATIAGREDVTVAGRRLHWSVVNRAIAIAVTAFTLVIAVAGALLFIQGGPFLNLLFETTSAFGTVGLSAGVGTGSLTPTLNSWARLLIIGMMFIGRVGPLTAALAIARRQRRRPLYRLPVDRVMVG
- a CDS encoding TrkA family potassium uptake protein; this translates as MGRVRREFAVLGLGRFGSSVARTLFHLGHNVLAVDADESRVQAMVDHVTHALQADLTDEATLKSLGLRNFETVVVGISSDMEASILVTLMCKELGARNVVAKAASDQHGKVLARIGADRVIFPERDSGARLAHSLVTPSLLDAIELTPDVSVAEITAGKALAGRSLRDLDLARRFGVTVVALRRGASIRVPVPADDKLTHGDVLVAVARNDDLARLQDFQDQAGE
- a CDS encoding DegV family protein yields the protein MRNVALVSDTACDIPEDLCRELDIHLAPVHVIIDDQEYRDRVNVDIRTVYRALRDGRRVTTAGCNANDWAAAYERAAQVGERIVAVSLSRVLSTTYGAAQLAIDATGLPVTLIDAGTILVPEGLAVLAGARAARRGADLDEVLRLVHKVLGTARMVAVADTIEFMRRGGRLAAMEAEVGSLEGYRPVLRISGRGWQPLDKDETRAGTIEKMLNIMRRDLQEMGCDRDTPLMVVVDHAGAEDEAAALLERLRHEYSVAEAHTWTISPAVGVHIGPGMLGVGYCPVVE
- a CDS encoding peptidylprolyl isomerase, which encodes MSMDRVEPQPAAAPEPVSPPSARRRTLAAVVLAGVSAAVLLAAVVVAMAGRSSEAVATVNGEAITKDELYQRLVQQNGQQVLDQMITERLIDQEAKKKGVTVTPADVDREIQRIKSQFASDDEFQQALAYNGMTEDDLRASARLNLEIRGILAPTIHVTDAGLQDFFQKNHDRYDQPEQVRASHILVDTQEKAAQIKDELAHGAKFADLAKKYSLDTTTKDQGGELGWFTRGKMTPAFEDAAFKLQVGQVSDPVQTEYGWHLILLEERKPAVAAKFEDVKDRVRQDYIDDQVAQASADWLAQLRSQAKIVNRLADAGAVSR
- the rplT gene encoding 50S ribosomal protein L20, with amino-acid sequence MARVKRGVTARRRHKKILKLAKGYWGAKHRLFRPANEQVLKSLHYAYRDRRARKRDFRRLWIARINAAARLNGLSYSRFINGLKRAGIDINRKMLADIAVRDAAAFSQLVAKAKESL
- the rpmI gene encoding 50S ribosomal protein L35 — its product is MPKMKTHKGAAKRFKKTGAGKWRRNRANRIHRHTKDAAAKRALGKWLTVDKTDAKRIERLLPYD
- a CDS encoding RNA methyltransferase; amino-acid sequence: MAGPVGETAPQMISSPRNREVLRVVRRGRDAAARRREGLLVVEGPKLVDELLSRLGPQAVERVYVSAEFAEGDGSRWVRRCPVPPVVVAPAAFRRMADTRTPQGVLALARRPRHAAAGLWRAAGAVLALDAVQDPGNVGALVRAAAAFGAAGAVLGPGCADPWGPKALRGAMGAAFSLPLVEAADLAKMLSEARAAGRRVVALDARGAERLDRVPLDRAVLLLGSEGRGLGEAAAAADVVARIPFADGMESLNVATAAAVALYEAARQVREERGP